A genomic region of Candidatus Delongbacteria bacterium contains the following coding sequences:
- a CDS encoding glycosyltransferase, whose product MRILLCILSELSHETRLERMAASLLARGHQVEVSWVDNGLHARSTFWERTHVHRLANPREGRRKAYFLRFMADCHALIRERRPEVVLAVDPPALLPASLLRARLGFRLVYDSREFYTELPTIRERALVREFWRTAEARGLKSADASFSVAPRISRALAARYECPLPGVVRNTPRRSTGLPPGDQERHTGLAPWLDWSPGQSVLIYQGGFWPGYDFKPLLEAVSSRPVWQLLCLGDGPGWQLHRQAAERLPGRARLALPGKVSAADLPALTRLAHAGVIPVPDLGLSYRYLLPNKLFEYLQAGLPVLASPLPELMDVLGDGELGLLAHPADRRALGAALDRLADPAWRKAREPAFRRARERWCWESEEEAFLSAIEGDSAGKGSA is encoded by the coding sequence ATGAGAATCCTGCTCTGCATTCTCTCAGAGCTGAGTCACGAGACACGCCTGGAACGCATGGCCGCCAGCCTGCTGGCCCGCGGGCACCAGGTGGAGGTGAGCTGGGTCGACAACGGCCTGCATGCCCGCTCCACATTCTGGGAGCGCACGCACGTGCACCGCCTGGCCAATCCGCGGGAAGGGCGTCGCAAGGCCTACTTCCTGCGCTTCATGGCCGATTGTCACGCCCTGATACGCGAGCGTCGGCCCGAGGTGGTGCTGGCCGTGGATCCCCCCGCACTGTTGCCGGCCAGTCTGCTGAGGGCCCGCCTGGGCTTTCGCCTGGTGTACGACAGTCGCGAGTTCTACACCGAGCTGCCCACCATTCGCGAGCGTGCCCTGGTACGCGAGTTCTGGCGCACAGCGGAGGCCCGTGGCCTGAAGAGTGCCGACGCGTCCTTCAGCGTGGCGCCCCGCATCTCCCGCGCCCTGGCGGCTCGTTACGAGTGTCCGCTGCCCGGCGTGGTGCGCAACACGCCTCGGCGCAGTACGGGACTGCCGCCCGGCGACCAGGAACGTCACACGGGGCTTGCGCCCTGGCTGGACTGGAGCCCGGGACAGTCCGTGCTGATCTACCAGGGCGGGTTCTGGCCCGGCTACGATTTCAAACCCCTGCTGGAGGCGGTATCGTCGCGTCCCGTCTGGCAGCTGCTCTGTCTTGGGGACGGTCCGGGCTGGCAGCTCCACCGGCAGGCTGCCGAGCGGCTGCCCGGTCGCGCACGTCTGGCGCTGCCCGGCAAGGTGTCCGCGGCGGACTTGCCCGCCCTGACCCGGCTGGCGCATGCGGGAGTGATTCCGGTGCCCGACCTGGGCCTGTCCTATCGCTACCTGTTGCCCAACAAACTCTTCGAATACCTGCAGGCGGGGCTGCCCGTGCTGGCCTCGCCCCTGCCCGAACTGATGGACGTGCTCGGGGATGGCGAGCTGGGTCTGCTGGCGCACCCGGCCGACCGTCGCGCCCTGGGTGCTGCACTGGACCGGCTGGCGGACCCCGCCTGGCGCAAAGCACGCGAACCGGCATTCCGCCGTGCGCGTGAGCGCTGGTGCTGGGAGTCGGAGGAAGAGGCCTTCCTGAGTGCCATTGAAGGAGACAGCGCCGGGAAGGGATCGGCATGA
- a CDS encoding transposase, with the protein MPYRHRELEGNAVYHLTQRGTNRMPVFHWDHDRLHYLALLEETSTRMECRIHAYCLMSNHVHLLVSAEDALNLPRMMSRLQGMYARWFNLSRHRSGSLWERRFHSTHVESEAHLHSSFHYLDHNPVRGRICTRADQYEWSSHRVHAFGQDSSLIHLHDCYLDLASTAEERRNRYQTQSQQYLEAWRQLEANS; encoded by the coding sequence ATGCCGTACCGACATCGAGAACTGGAAGGAAATGCGGTCTATCACCTGACCCAGCGTGGCACCAATCGCATGCCCGTGTTCCATTGGGACCACGACCGCCTGCATTACCTGGCCCTGCTGGAAGAGACCAGCACACGCATGGAATGCCGTATCCATGCCTACTGTCTGATGAGCAATCATGTGCACCTGCTCGTGAGTGCCGAGGATGCTCTGAATCTGCCGCGCATGATGTCGCGCCTCCAGGGCATGTACGCCCGTTGGTTCAATCTGTCGCGCCACCGTTCAGGTTCATTGTGGGAGCGACGTTTCCATTCCACCCACGTGGAGTCCGAGGCCCACCTGCACAGCAGCTTTCACTACCTGGATCACAACCCTGTGCGCGGGCGGATCTGCACGCGTGCCGACCAGTACGAATGGTCCAGTCATCGAGTGCATGCCTTCGGCCAGGACTCAAGCCTGATCCATCTGCATGACTGCTATCTGGATCTGGCCAGCACGGCCGAGGAACGCCGGAACCGCTACCAGACGCAGAGCCAGCAGTACCTGGAAGCCTGGCGCCAGCTGGAAGCGAATTCCTGA
- a CDS encoding flagellar basal body-associated FliL family protein, whose translation MKKFLLIFGVLAVFMVQIVLSYFIMNALFGSGPDPAIDGTEQVDGDGAGQGEEKSKGSGKAGEGGTFGATYTMQDLILNPRGASGRRIFKISLALEYDAANEKLPEELGSREPFIRDFLLEYLGNVPEDTLGDIRYRASLRDSLQLHINSFLAEGSVDRVLFLDFIRQ comes from the coding sequence ATGAAAAAGTTCCTGCTGATCTTCGGCGTTCTTGCCGTCTTCATGGTCCAGATCGTGCTGTCCTATTTCATCATGAACGCGCTCTTCGGCAGTGGACCAGATCCGGCGATCGACGGAACCGAGCAGGTGGACGGGGATGGGGCGGGCCAAGGGGAGGAAAAGTCCAAAGGCTCGGGCAAGGCGGGCGAGGGCGGCACCTTCGGGGCGACCTACACCATGCAGGACCTGATTCTCAATCCCCGTGGCGCCAGCGGACGGAGGATCTTCAAGATCAGCCTGGCACTGGAATACGATGCGGCCAACGAGAAGCTGCCGGAGGAACTGGGCAGTCGCGAACCGTTCATCCGCGATTTCCTGCTGGAGTACCTGGGCAATGTGCCCGAAGACACTCTGGGCGACATCCGCTACCGTGCCTCCCTGCGCGACAGCCTGCAGCTGCACATCAACAGTTTCCTGGCGGAAGGGTCCGTCGACCGGGTGCTGTTCCTCGATTTCATTCGCCAGTAA
- a CDS encoding D-alanine--D-alanine ligase, translating to MRILVIYGGESGERDVSCATALACAGHLAADGHEVHTLDAAQPDRVLPFDGSELGTRPGTIAPTPREMHGEEVLALGRSLLAHAPELVYNCLHGGFGEDGRLAALCSLLGLPQSSSPANAAGISMDKDFSKRLMRRLDLPTADWCLLRLEPEAGELDGLIERLGLPLVVKPNTLGSSVGITLVGKEDDLPAAVALVRSLNDHPLLERYVPGRELTCAWVCGETLPLVEIRAREGWYDYQHKYSGGTDYHCPVELPPGVAESITAHTRRLNEFLGCRGITRTDWRLDPEGNACCLELNTVPGMTATSLVPKAAAAAGMDFSALLRRHLAGLGPR from the coding sequence ATGCGCATCCTGGTGATCTACGGCGGCGAGAGCGGCGAGCGTGATGTGTCCTGTGCCACCGCACTGGCCTGTGCCGGCCATCTGGCGGCCGACGGACACGAAGTCCACACCCTGGACGCGGCCCAGCCGGACAGGGTGCTGCCCTTCGATGGCAGCGAGCTGGGCACCCGACCCGGAACCATCGCTCCCACCCCGCGCGAGATGCACGGCGAGGAAGTGCTGGCCCTGGGCCGCAGCCTGCTGGCACACGCCCCCGAGCTGGTCTACAACTGTCTGCACGGCGGCTTTGGAGAAGATGGCCGACTGGCGGCGCTCTGTTCGCTGCTGGGCCTGCCCCAGAGTTCCAGCCCGGCCAACGCCGCCGGCATCTCCATGGACAAGGACTTCAGCAAGCGCCTGATGCGCCGCCTGGATCTGCCCACCGCGGACTGGTGTCTGCTGCGACTGGAGCCTGAGGCCGGAGAACTGGACGGACTGATCGAGCGTCTGGGGCTGCCACTGGTGGTCAAACCCAATACTCTCGGCAGCAGCGTGGGCATCACGCTGGTGGGCAAGGAGGACGATCTGCCCGCTGCGGTGGCGCTGGTGCGTTCCCTCAATGATCATCCGCTGCTCGAACGGTATGTCCCGGGGCGTGAGCTGACCTGTGCCTGGGTCTGCGGTGAGACGCTGCCGCTGGTGGAAATCAGGGCTCGCGAGGGCTGGTACGACTACCAGCACAAGTACTCCGGCGGAACCGATTACCATTGCCCCGTTGAGCTGCCACCCGGAGTGGCTGAAAGCATCACCGCGCACACACGGAGACTGAACGAATTCCTCGGCTGCCGGGGCATCACGCGCACCGACTGGCGCCTGGACCCCGAAGGCAATGCCTGTTGCCTGGAACTGAACACGGTGCCCGGGATGACCGCCACCAGTCTGGTGCCCAAGGCCGCCGCCGCCGCCGGAATGGATTTCTCGGCCCTGCTGCGCCGACACCTGGCAGGACTGGGCCCGCGATGA
- a CDS encoding pentapeptide repeat-containing protein: MNFLHTSAPEILVLDSRLNKAHFQDSDLRESQISGCDLRDVRIENCRIEGATLDGIGLEQLLACWRAHGSRPDAPLTEPANRKRGGSRGASSGTLFDPDGTDV; the protein is encoded by the coding sequence ATGAACTTCCTGCATACCTCGGCCCCCGAGATCCTGGTGCTGGACAGTCGGCTGAACAAGGCCCACTTCCAGGACAGCGATCTGCGCGAGAGCCAGATCAGTGGGTGCGACCTGCGCGATGTCCGCATCGAGAACTGCCGGATCGAGGGGGCCACCCTCGACGGCATCGGGCTGGAGCAGCTGCTGGCCTGCTGGCGCGCACACGGCAGCAGACCGGATGCCCCGTTGACGGAGCCAGCCAACCGCAAACGTGGCGGCTCACGCGGGGCTTCCTCCGGCACCCTCTTCGATCCGGACGGCACGGATGTCTGA
- a CDS encoding polysaccharide deacetylase family protein has protein sequence MAESVPRIELELHVPAQWRAPLGWTLEVLAGSMGVRFQHVNEGDQDLTSLPVRLIVGGARPQRSPAPQALWIPFHGDKAPDPGRDGWLPGEGIPAPGPHLALDRPLPGGPCYEDGAPALEVLRTGDSRLYRLGFDPLSPAFQDLSRLEELDPSRAPAFVEGRSTASPTRAGLDPLQPWVENLARLLTGLLTETDSPHSRTLTRWPKGHGWALCLSHDVDMLFKWRLRSAVRLLLTTPLSLFSGRLAHTARQWRELFRKLTRGEDPWWQVEEMLELETRHGALASFLFLAESHDHRTYRYHLGRVAVRALLQRLRERAVDVQLHGGWHTLGKPELLRDERRQLEVLSGRNSRITRQHYLRFDRSRTWRDQEQAGFRADSTLGWNDRPGFRAATSLPFQPWNPELSAAHELLEIPLAVMDSQFYFERELDPEGAARNIQRLCRTVCGSGGLLCVNWHPHVLCREDYPGLADLYIGLLEQALARAPWCTDLAGLEEHWRTRMAMLAGAGK, from the coding sequence ATGGCTGAGTCCGTGCCCCGGATCGAACTGGAACTGCACGTTCCCGCGCAGTGGCGTGCGCCTCTCGGATGGACCCTGGAGGTCCTGGCTGGGAGCATGGGAGTCCGCTTCCAGCACGTGAACGAAGGCGATCAGGATCTGACCTCCCTGCCCGTACGCCTGATCGTGGGCGGTGCTCGTCCCCAACGAAGCCCCGCGCCGCAGGCCCTCTGGATTCCCTTTCATGGCGACAAGGCACCCGATCCCGGCCGCGATGGCTGGTTGCCCGGCGAAGGAATTCCGGCGCCCGGCCCGCATCTGGCGCTGGACAGGCCTCTGCCCGGAGGTCCGTGTTACGAAGATGGCGCGCCCGCCCTCGAGGTTCTGCGCACGGGAGACTCGCGCCTGTACCGCCTGGGGTTCGACCCCCTGAGTCCCGCATTCCAGGACCTTTCGCGCCTGGAGGAGCTGGATCCCTCACGCGCACCCGCCTTCGTGGAGGGGCGCAGCACGGCCAGCCCCACTCGTGCCGGACTGGACCCCCTTCAGCCCTGGGTCGAGAACCTGGCGCGCCTGCTGACCGGCCTGTTGACGGAAACGGACTCACCGCACAGCCGGACCTTGACGCGTTGGCCGAAAGGCCATGGCTGGGCGCTCTGCCTGAGCCACGATGTGGACATGCTCTTCAAATGGCGCCTGCGCAGTGCGGTGCGCCTGCTGCTGACCACCCCGCTGAGTCTGTTCAGCGGACGTCTGGCACACACAGCACGTCAGTGGCGCGAATTGTTTCGCAAGCTGACACGCGGCGAAGATCCCTGGTGGCAGGTCGAGGAGATGCTCGAGCTGGAAACCCGCCACGGCGCACTGGCCAGTTTTCTGTTCCTGGCCGAGAGCCATGACCATCGCACGTACCGCTATCACCTGGGACGGGTGGCCGTGCGCGCATTGCTGCAGCGCCTGCGCGAGCGCGCGGTGGATGTGCAGTTGCACGGCGGATGGCACACACTGGGCAAGCCCGAGCTCCTGCGCGATGAAAGACGCCAGCTGGAAGTGCTCAGCGGCAGGAATTCGCGGATCACGCGCCAGCACTATCTCCGTTTCGACCGCTCGCGCACCTGGCGGGACCAGGAACAGGCCGGTTTTCGGGCCGACAGCACACTGGGCTGGAACGACCGTCCCGGATTCCGCGCCGCCACCAGCCTGCCCTTCCAACCCTGGAATCCGGAACTGTCGGCGGCACACGAGCTGCTCGAGATTCCCCTGGCAGTGATGGACAGCCAATTCTACTTCGAGCGCGAACTGGATCCGGAAGGCGCCGCGCGCAACATCCAGCGCTTGTGCCGCACCGTCTGCGGCAGCGGCGGACTGCTCTGTGTCAACTGGCATCCTCATGTACTCTGCCGTGAGGACTATCCCGGACTGGCCGATCTGTATATCGGTCTGCTGGAACAGGCACTGGCGCGCGCGCCCTGGTGCACGGATCTGGCCGGTCTGGAAGAGCACTGGCGCACGCGGATGGCCATGCTCGCGGGGGCCGGGAAATGA
- a CDS encoding glycosyltransferase family 2 protein has protein sequence MSAFSIVIPSYNDREKLARCLTSLNRLQSPPGGHEVLVALDGSRDGSREMLEEAGTTWPGLPLRVFVLEHNQGRSAARNRALSAARGEWIAFLDADLEVSPDWLIQLQSVQDRHTVVAVGAMRYRILDARGQERPLKRYQHYLQTRGPWKCRHGQTILARYFYTCNSCVHRSLMERAGLFDEELRVWGGEDIDMGLRLGEAGALLRYAPGALALHGQERSFRQHCQNLEAFGEHSLTHLLTRHPGLERELSLSRLQGSGAEARLLRALDKHWVRRLLLGWEALSNGLGFGEKLYDLCVFLHYAGGWRRAHEGNDKDPVARGSGK, from the coding sequence ATGAGTGCCTTCAGCATCGTGATACCCAGCTACAACGACCGGGAGAAACTGGCGCGCTGCCTGACCAGTCTGAATCGGCTGCAGTCGCCCCCCGGTGGACACGAGGTGCTGGTGGCACTGGACGGCAGCCGTGATGGCAGCCGCGAGATGCTGGAAGAGGCCGGCACCACCTGGCCGGGACTGCCGCTGCGGGTCTTCGTGCTGGAGCACAACCAGGGGCGCAGCGCGGCACGCAACCGGGCGCTGTCCGCGGCACGCGGGGAGTGGATCGCCTTCCTCGACGCCGATCTGGAAGTCTCGCCCGACTGGCTGATCCAGTTGCAGAGTGTCCAGGACCGGCACACGGTCGTGGCCGTGGGCGCCATGCGTTACCGGATTCTGGACGCCCGGGGCCAGGAGCGTCCCCTGAAGCGCTACCAGCACTATCTGCAGACCCGCGGTCCCTGGAAATGTCGCCATGGCCAGACCATCCTTGCCCGCTACTTCTATACATGCAACTCCTGCGTGCATCGTTCGCTCATGGAACGCGCCGGCCTGTTCGACGAGGAGCTGCGCGTCTGGGGCGGCGAGGACATCGACATGGGGCTGCGGCTGGGCGAGGCCGGTGCCCTGCTGCGCTATGCACCGGGAGCGCTGGCCCTGCATGGGCAGGAGCGCAGTTTCCGCCAGCACTGCCAGAATCTCGAGGCCTTCGGGGAGCACAGCCTGACACACCTGCTGACACGGCATCCCGGGCTGGAGCGCGAGCTGAGTCTGAGTCGGCTGCAGGGCAGCGGGGCGGAAGCCCGCCTCCTGCGCGCATTGGACAAGCACTGGGTGCGCCGGTTGCTGCTGGGCTGGGAAGCCCTGAGCAACGGCCTGGGATTTGGCGAGAAGCTCTACGACCTCTGTGTCTTCCTGCATTACGCGGGCGGCTGGCGGCGAGCGCACGAAGGAAACGACAAGGATCCGGTTGCCCGTGGCTCCGGGAAATGA
- a CDS encoding chorismate-binding protein has translation MNPDTGDGALDLLALARRLPGEWLLLAPFAGRCRLAHQPFAHLELHTNGSLCLTHEGRRQLLRGPALAWVEELSRRWESPGAGWVSHDHGAWLHGQPLPAPCENPLLRFAWYRQWQERPVGQVLLDTPSTALPDPTGVFRALWPRQRWLDAVEEVRARIRRGDVYQVNLVQPFETDWPGEPAELWRRLLRRSRPGYCAMLHSEGTQLLSLSPEQFLLRRGSSLETLPIKGTVPAGPQAAQSLLDSAKDRAELAMIVDLLRNDLSRVCRAGSVATGPFPELLELPTVVHSQTRVRGELLPGKGLQDCFEALFPCGSIVGCPRSSALECLRELEGAGRGLAMGAIGLVEPDGDFSFSVAIRTARLEAGRLCLKAGGGITWASDPMAEYLECLTKVAAFAAAWAD, from the coding sequence ATGAACCCGGACACGGGCGACGGGGCCTTGGATCTGCTGGCCCTTGCACGCCGCCTGCCCGGTGAATGGCTGCTGCTGGCTCCCTTCGCCGGCCGCTGCCGTCTGGCGCACCAACCATTCGCCCACCTGGAACTGCACACGAATGGCAGCCTGTGTCTGACACACGAAGGCCGGCGCCAGCTGCTGCGCGGGCCCGCTCTGGCCTGGGTCGAGGAGCTCAGTCGCCGCTGGGAAAGCCCCGGCGCGGGGTGGGTGAGCCATGACCACGGCGCCTGGCTGCACGGCCAGCCCTTGCCCGCACCCTGCGAGAATCCCCTGCTGCGTTTCGCCTGGTACCGCCAGTGGCAGGAACGGCCCGTGGGGCAGGTCCTGCTGGACACACCTTCCACCGCGCTTCCGGATCCCACAGGCGTGTTCCGTGCCCTCTGGCCCCGTCAGCGCTGGCTGGATGCGGTGGAGGAGGTGCGTGCACGCATCCGGCGCGGCGACGTCTATCAGGTGAATCTGGTCCAGCCCTTCGAAACGGACTGGCCGGGCGAGCCCGCGGAGCTCTGGCGCCGCCTGCTGAGACGCAGCCGTCCCGGCTACTGCGCCATGCTGCATTCTGAGGGGACCCAGCTGCTGTCCCTCTCGCCCGAACAGTTCCTGCTGAGACGGGGATCCTCGCTGGAAACCCTGCCGATCAAGGGCACCGTGCCTGCCGGGCCGCAAGCCGCCCAGAGCCTGCTGGATTCCGCCAAGGACCGGGCCGAACTGGCGATGATCGTGGATCTGCTGCGCAACGACCTGTCCCGGGTCTGCAGGGCGGGCAGCGTGGCCACCGGACCGTTTCCCGAACTGCTGGAATTGCCCACCGTCGTGCACAGCCAGACGCGCGTGCGCGGCGAGCTGCTGCCGGGCAAAGGCCTTCAGGACTGCTTCGAGGCCCTGTTTCCCTGCGGCAGCATCGTGGGCTGCCCGCGGTCCAGCGCCCTCGAATGCCTGCGCGAGCTGGAAGGCGCCGGTCGTGGACTGGCCATGGGCGCTATCGGGCTGGTGGAACCGGACGGGGATTTCAGCTTCAGCGTGGCGATTCGAACGGCCCGGCTCGAGGCTGGCCGGCTGTGCCTGAAGGCGGGAGGAGGCATTACCTGGGCCAGCGACCCCATGGCCGAGTACCTGGAATGCCTGACCAAAGTGGCGGCCTTTGCGGCTGCATGGGCAGACTGA
- a CDS encoding FecR domain-containing protein, protein MLRRIGLPLLLLSLLLASGLQAANESIALVVKASGEAVRVTSANAEEALTTGMRLNDGDKLRTGTDGRVVLIFTDDKSQLKLVPETQIVLHGQRQGRSVDKEVEMDLGTLWTRVSRGGSGMRIATPTSVASVKGTAWWTRIGEGGLTYVITEEGVVNLLSKKSGENVDVSLGRIGSSDDDGAEVRDATGDDTEDLERGELRTIQIPLQDEDGRQSMLTIEYYE, encoded by the coding sequence ATGTTGCGACGAATCGGGCTGCCTCTCTTGCTGCTGTCCCTGTTGCTGGCATCGGGACTGCAAGCGGCCAACGAGAGCATCGCCCTGGTGGTGAAAGCATCCGGGGAAGCCGTGCGTGTGACATCGGCCAATGCCGAGGAGGCTCTCACCACCGGCATGCGCCTCAATGATGGGGACAAACTGCGCACGGGGACCGATGGCCGTGTGGTGCTGATCTTCACCGACGACAAGAGCCAGCTCAAGCTGGTGCCCGAGACCCAGATCGTGCTTCACGGTCAGCGTCAGGGACGGTCGGTGGACAAGGAAGTGGAGATGGATCTGGGCACTCTCTGGACACGCGTCAGTCGCGGTGGATCCGGCATGCGCATCGCCACCCCGACTTCCGTCGCCTCCGTGAAGGGTACCGCCTGGTGGACCCGGATCGGCGAAGGCGGGCTGACCTATGTCATCACGGAAGAGGGTGTCGTGAACCTGCTCAGCAAGAAAAGCGGCGAGAATGTGGACGTGAGCCTGGGGCGCATCGGCTCATCCGACGACGATGGAGCGGAAGTCCGCGACGCCACCGGGGATGACACGGAGGATCTGGAACGCGGGGAACTGCGCACCATCCAGATTCCGCTTCAGGATGAGGATGGGCGCCAGAGCATGTTGACCATCGAATATTACGAGTAG
- the folD gene encoding bifunctional methylenetetrahydrofolate dehydrogenase/methenyltetrahydrofolate cyclohydrolase FolD, with protein sequence MQLIDGQAIARTIRAEVARDVAALVAAGHRPPGLAAVLVGEDPASKVYVGSKGRACRAAGLHSVTLTLPASTSQAELMEHVRALNQDPAIDGILVQLPLPAGLDEQAIIESIDPAKDVDGFHPANVGRVQIGLEDAFAPATPAGVLELLRRSELPTAGRHLVVLGRSNIVGKPLMALMVQKGVDCTVTVCHSRSRDLAEHCRRADILVAAIGRPGAITAGMVKPGAVVIDVGINRVDDASAPKGYRIVGDVDFESVAPLCSAITPVPGGVGPMTIAMLLSNTLRSARRRLGITAK encoded by the coding sequence ATGCAGTTGATCGACGGACAGGCCATCGCACGCACCATTCGCGCCGAAGTGGCCCGGGACGTGGCCGCGCTGGTGGCGGCCGGACATCGTCCTCCCGGGCTGGCCGCGGTACTTGTCGGGGAGGATCCGGCCAGCAAGGTCTACGTGGGCAGCAAGGGCCGGGCCTGCCGCGCCGCGGGCCTGCACAGCGTGACCCTCACCCTGCCCGCCAGCACCAGCCAGGCCGAACTGATGGAGCATGTGCGCGCTCTGAATCAGGATCCGGCCATCGACGGAATTCTGGTCCAGTTGCCACTGCCCGCCGGGCTGGACGAGCAGGCGATCATCGAGAGCATCGACCCGGCCAAGGATGTGGACGGTTTCCATCCCGCCAACGTGGGGCGTGTCCAGATCGGGCTGGAGGACGCCTTCGCGCCCGCCACACCTGCCGGTGTGCTGGAACTGCTGCGCCGCAGCGAGCTGCCCACCGCGGGCCGTCACCTGGTGGTGCTGGGCCGCAGCAACATCGTGGGCAAGCCCCTGATGGCCCTGATGGTGCAGAAAGGCGTGGACTGCACCGTGACCGTGTGTCACAGCCGCAGCCGGGATCTGGCGGAACACTGCCGCCGGGCCGACATCCTGGTGGCCGCGATCGGCCGTCCGGGGGCGATCACCGCCGGAATGGTGAAACCCGGTGCGGTGGTGATCGACGTGGGCATCAACCGGGTCGACGACGCCAGCGCGCCCAAGGGCTACCGCATCGTGGGCGATGTGGACTTCGAGAGCGTGGCGCCCCTCTGTTCGGCGATCACGCCCGTGCCCGGAGGCGTGGGGCCCATGACCATCGCCATGCTGTTGTCCAACACCCTGCGCAGCGCCCGGCGCCGCCTGGGCATCACCGCGAAATAG
- a CDS encoding alpha/beta fold hydrolase has product MRLASDTGNGNALVLVCALLCDERLFREQIQQLERQARVLVAVPDGDASLEAQALTLLDLLKARGIRRFALGGVSMGGYLAQALVGVAPDVVTALALIDTRCRADVPAARTGRLATIDALNQGRFETELDALIPRLLSEDSLARTEIRDMVRAMARTLGARVWTRQLHALLVRRDTREVLKRYQGPALCLCGSRDQLTPPAEHREMASLLPQGQYRVIPGNVGHLSPLEDPIAVNRALAEFFGPVL; this is encoded by the coding sequence ATGCGGCTGGCAAGCGATACGGGCAACGGCAATGCATTGGTCCTTGTTTGCGCTCTGCTGTGCGATGAGCGGCTGTTCCGGGAGCAGATACAGCAGCTGGAGCGTCAGGCCCGCGTGCTGGTGGCCGTGCCCGATGGCGACGCCAGCCTCGAAGCCCAGGCACTGACACTGCTGGATCTGCTGAAGGCCAGGGGAATTCGCCGCTTCGCGCTGGGTGGAGTCTCGATGGGCGGATATCTGGCCCAGGCGCTTGTGGGTGTGGCCCCGGATGTCGTGACGGCCCTGGCGCTCATCGATACCCGCTGTCGGGCCGATGTGCCGGCGGCACGCACGGGGCGATTGGCCACCATCGACGCGCTCAACCAAGGCCGTTTCGAGACGGAACTGGATGCTCTGATTCCGCGCCTGCTCTCAGAGGACAGTCTGGCGCGAACCGAGATCCGCGACATGGTCCGCGCCATGGCGCGCACTCTGGGTGCCAGGGTCTGGACCCGCCAGCTGCATGCACTCCTGGTGCGCCGTGATACCCGTGAGGTCCTGAAAAGGTATCAGGGCCCCGCGCTCTGCCTTTGCGGGTCCCGTGATCAGCTGACTCCACCGGCCGAGCACCGGGAGATGGCCAGTCTGCTGCCGCAGGGCCAGTACCGGGTGATCCCGGGCAACGTGGGACATCTCTCGCCCCTGGAAGATCCCATCGCGGTCAACCGGGCCCTTGCCGAATTCTTCGGACCCGTGCTGTGA